In the bacterium genome, one interval contains:
- a CDS encoding DUF4013 domain-containing protein codes for MRKKIIEAFKQPIQKKNIFDLVIGGVLMFFPVINFISMGYISERLKAGILLEKKTIKWDENIKNLFVKGAYLFFLILGYLLIPFIFLFLGVFFISILSRGEIVSLFLFRGLILIILSTILFLIAIYFLLFGICVYLEENSLKKGFNLRDVLEKIFLIPKDYIIIYILIVGILMISIVILTLLLNWVTGLLLSGFLFFYDLLVISNILIKFYPRKAVNIQLPF; via the coding sequence ATGAGAAAGAAAATAATTGAAGCATTTAAACAACCCATCCAGAAAAAAAATATATTTGACCTTGTAATTGGCGGAGTTTTAATGTTTTTCCCTGTAATTAACTTTATTTCGATGGGATATATTTCAGAAAGATTAAAAGCAGGTATTCTTCTGGAGAAAAAAACTATTAAATGGGATGAAAATATTAAGAACTTATTTGTAAAAGGAGCATACCTGTTTTTTTTAATTTTAGGATACCTTTTAATTCCCTTTATTTTCCTTTTTTTAGGGGTTTTCTTTATATCCATCCTTTCCAGAGGGGAAATCGTGTCTTTATTTTTATTTAGAGGGCTAATTTTAATCATACTATCAACCATACTTTTTTTAATTGCAATTTATTTCCTTTTGTTCGGTATATGTGTATATCTTGAGGAAAATTCATTAAAAAAGGGTTTTAATTTAAGAGATGTCCTTGAAAAGATTTTTCTCATACCAAAAGATTATATCATAATATATATACTTATTGTGGGCATTTTAATGATTTCTATTGTTATACTCACTTTATTATTAAACTGGGTAACAGGACTTTTATTAAGTGGTTTTCTATTTTTTTATGACCTTCTTGTTATTTCAAATATTCTTATAAAATTTTATCCAAGAAAAGCGGTTAATATTCAGTTACCTTTTTAA
- a CDS encoding pyridoxine 5'-phosphate synthase, whose protein sequence is MIKLGVNVDHIATLRQARKGRYPDPVEGAILAELAGCDSIVCHLREDRRHIQERDIYLLRKVVKTKLNLEMALHEDIIKIAIDVKPNQVTLVPEKREELTTEGGLDVIKFSEKIKENIKIFQKNGIKVSLFIEPDFSQIEESKRVGADFIEIHTGRYADAVNEDEMYNELNKIIKATEYSISIGLRVNAGHGLDYKNVGKICKIKGIEELNIGYSIICRSIYVGIYQAVKEMKEIIERNEKENN, encoded by the coding sequence ATGATAAAACTTGGAGTAAATGTTGACCATATAGCGACATTAAGACAGGCAAGAAAAGGGAGATATCCTGACCCTGTTGAAGGTGCTATACTTGCGGAACTTGCTGGATGTGATTCAATTGTTTGCCATTTAAGAGAAGACAGAAGGCATATTCAGGAAAGGGATATTTATTTATTGAGAAAAGTAGTTAAAACAAAATTAAACCTTGAAATGGCTCTTCATGAAGATATAATAAAAATTGCTATTGATGTTAAACCTAACCAGGTGACTTTGGTTCCTGAAAAAAGAGAGGAATTAACAACCGAAGGTGGTCTTGACGTGATAAAGTTTTCAGAAAAAATAAAAGAAAATATAAAAATTTTTCAGAAAAATGGAATTAAAGTCAGTTTATTTATTGAGCCAGATTTTAGTCAGATTGAAGAAAGCAAAAGAGTAGGGGCTGATTTCATAGAAATACATACAGGAAGATATGCTGATGCAGTAAATGAAGATGAAATGTATAATGAATTGAATAAAATCATAAAAGCAACTGAATATTCCATTTCAATAGGTTTAAGAGTAAATGCAGGACATGGTCTTGACTATAAAAATGTTGGAAAAATTTGTAAAATTAAAGGTATTGAAGAATTAAATATTGGATACAGTATAATTTGCAGGTCAATTTATGTAGGAATATATCAGGCAGTGAAAGAAATGAAAGAAATTATAGAGAGAAATGAGAAAGAAAATAATTGA
- a CDS encoding twin-arginine translocase subunit TatC: protein PGLTEKERKIIKTIFIIFPFLFILGMSFTFYIIIPFGLKVLFSFGKDIMKPLISITNYLNFVFVFFIAMGLIFNLPVFISSLSYIGIINSKFLREKRKFAIAGSFILSAIITPTTDIFTQILIAIPLIFLYEISIFLSKIFKN, encoded by the coding sequence CCTGGTTTGACAGAAAAAGAAAGGAAAATTATCAAAACTATATTTATTATATTTCCTTTTTTATTTATTCTTGGAATGAGTTTTACCTTTTATATTATTATTCCTTTCGGCTTAAAAGTCCTTTTTTCTTTTGGAAAGGATATTATGAAACCTCTTATTTCAATAACAAATTATCTAAATTTTGTTTTTGTTTTCTTTATTGCTATGGGTCTTATTTTTAATCTTCCTGTTTTCATTTCCTCTTTATCTTATATAGGCATTATCAACTCTAAATTTTTAAGAGAAAAACGAAAATTTGCAATAGCAGGTTCTTTTATTCTTTCTGCAATAATAACTCCAACAACAGATATTTTTACACAGATTCTTATTGCAATTCCACTAATTTTTTTATACGAAATTTCAATTTTTTTATCTAAAATATTTAAAAATTAA